A window of Tautonia plasticadhaerens contains these coding sequences:
- a CDS encoding FHA domain-containing protein: MSRQGSGSGWSLEVVRGREVGRRFPVPPGSAVLGNAVDNGTGIDLSGQEGETPRRMAGRQASIELRAGGPVLRDLDSPGGTFVNRRRLLPGRDQALVAGDLIQIGGVQLRVLGSSPASSSNRADTPGRLGATAKDRPSTARAVEPASHPASASRPLEFTLKDGPTCRNWDDFLTVSAQHWGKLREELVTGRLASALVSGGRSELAPRADSPGSPDDRLDAWLGSLPVTRPAVPELDVHPRALVVRGSPGARVRKSFRVANVGFRLLRSRARVEPADAGWIRLPPAFTREFSTVEETEVLVEVEAPESLAGRLSAAIVVEGNGGSARVSVSLEPGGPGTGGPPGDSEEVEPVGVLGESVGGRLAGWLAGRGAKARVTGGAIAGVGLRLGIGLASGLSGVAILPGPAALLGAAGAVAGGAWIGRRGGVRDVPVGAFSGGFGGLIVAALIVAACQAIEPVLGARTSQNLVAVTVLWGVLGASIGGASMLIIPKPDASGGESR; the protein is encoded by the coding sequence ATGAGTCGCCAGGGGTCGGGGAGCGGCTGGTCGCTGGAGGTCGTCCGGGGGCGGGAGGTCGGTCGACGCTTCCCGGTGCCTCCCGGGTCGGCGGTGCTCGGTAACGCGGTCGACAACGGCACCGGGATCGACCTTTCGGGCCAGGAGGGTGAGACGCCGAGGCGGATGGCCGGTCGGCAGGCGAGCATCGAACTGCGGGCGGGCGGGCCGGTCCTCCGGGATCTCGACAGCCCCGGGGGGACGTTCGTCAATCGCCGGCGGCTCCTGCCGGGCCGGGACCAAGCGCTGGTGGCCGGCGACCTCATCCAGATCGGCGGGGTCCAATTGCGGGTCCTGGGATCGAGCCCGGCCTCGTCATCGAACCGGGCGGACACCCCTGGCCGACTCGGGGCGACTGCGAAGGACCGCCCGTCGACCGCACGCGCAGTCGAACCCGCGAGCCACCCCGCCTCGGCCTCGCGGCCATTGGAATTCACCCTGAAAGACGGACCGACCTGCCGGAATTGGGATGACTTCCTCACCGTCTCGGCCCAGCACTGGGGGAAGTTGAGGGAGGAACTGGTCACGGGTCGGCTGGCCTCCGCGCTCGTCTCGGGCGGCCGATCCGAACTGGCACCCCGGGCGGACTCCCCCGGCTCGCCCGACGATCGCCTCGACGCATGGCTCGGTTCGCTGCCGGTCACGAGGCCGGCCGTCCCCGAACTGGACGTCCATCCTCGGGCGCTGGTCGTGAGGGGGAGCCCCGGGGCGAGGGTCCGCAAGTCGTTCCGGGTCGCCAATGTGGGATTCCGCCTCTTGAGGTCCCGGGCCCGGGTGGAACCGGCCGACGCGGGATGGATCCGCCTCCCACCGGCGTTCACCCGCGAGTTCTCGACGGTCGAGGAGACCGAGGTCCTGGTCGAGGTCGAGGCCCCGGAGTCGCTCGCCGGCCGACTCTCCGCCGCGATCGTGGTGGAGGGCAACGGCGGGTCGGCTCGCGTCTCCGTCTCGCTCGAGCCGGGCGGGCCGGGGACTGGCGGGCCTCCGGGCGACTCGGAGGAGGTCGAGCCGGTAGGTGTCCTCGGTGAGTCCGTCGGAGGGCGACTGGCGGGCTGGCTCGCCGGTCGAGGGGCGAAGGCCAGGGTCACGGGCGGGGCGATCGCCGGCGTCGGCCTCCGGCTCGGGATTGGTCTGGCGAGCGGCCTGTCCGGGGTCGCGATCCTGCCGGGCCCGGCGGCGCTGCTCGGGGCGGCCGGTGCGGTGGCGGGGGGGGCCTGGATCGGTCGCCGGGGAGGCGTCCGAGACGTGCCGGTCGGGGCCTTCTCGGGTGGGTTCGGCGGCCTGATCGTCGCCGCCCTCATCGTGGCGGCATGCCAGGCGATTGAGCCGGTGCTCGGGGCGAGGACCTCTCAGAATCTCGTCGCGGTGACGGTACTCTGGGGCGTCCTGGGTGCTTCGATCGGCGGGGCGTCGATGCTCATCATCCCGAA
- a CDS encoding FHA domain-containing protein: MPAAPPTATESRSFARTVAGNARQAYAMAVAGAMGAVVGLYVYAELLRPYDGLRQSDGLWWARNLLAGASIGGSIGFFLNAVDPLRDGAPLKLARSATWGALAGAAGGMIGLLLGEVVLGGLRGGPFGRAVAWAILGLGIGVSQGMASRSRQRLAYGVIGGTLGGLVGGFLFESLREGLGNRYDLSQGVGVAILGAGLGLFLALVEQALRRAWVQVQNGRQEGRSYLLATRVSRLGLDERAEVGLFGDSSVARRHAEIERDAQGYVLRNRDDRGRTRLNGRPVVGEERLKDGDRVELGRTTLVFRSRS; encoded by the coding sequence ATGCCCGCAGCCCCCCCGACCGCGACGGAATCCCGGTCCTTCGCCCGGACCGTGGCGGGAAACGCCCGGCAGGCGTACGCGATGGCGGTGGCCGGGGCCATGGGCGCGGTCGTCGGCCTGTACGTCTATGCGGAGCTTCTACGGCCGTACGACGGGCTCCGCCAATCCGATGGCCTATGGTGGGCGCGGAACCTCCTGGCGGGCGCGTCGATCGGCGGCTCGATCGGCTTCTTCCTCAACGCGGTCGACCCGCTCCGGGATGGGGCCCCGCTGAAGCTCGCCCGATCGGCGACCTGGGGGGCGCTGGCCGGTGCGGCGGGCGGGATGATCGGCCTGCTGCTGGGAGAGGTCGTCCTCGGCGGGTTGAGGGGAGGGCCGTTCGGGAGGGCGGTGGCGTGGGCGATCCTCGGCCTCGGGATCGGCGTCAGTCAGGGGATGGCGTCTCGGTCGAGGCAGCGGTTGGCATACGGGGTGATCGGCGGCACGCTCGGGGGGCTGGTCGGCGGGTTTTTGTTTGAATCGCTGCGAGAGGGGCTCGGGAACCGCTACGACCTGAGCCAGGGGGTCGGCGTAGCGATCCTCGGGGCGGGGTTGGGTCTGTTCCTCGCGCTGGTCGAGCAGGCCTTGCGGAGGGCCTGGGTTCAGGTGCAAAACGGGAGGCAGGAGGGGCGATCCTACCTGCTGGCGACCCGGGTCTCCCGGCTCGGCCTGGACGAGCGGGCCGAGGTCGGCCTATTCGGAGACTCCTCCGTGGCCCGACGCCATGCCGAGATCGAGCGGGACGCCCAGGGATACGTCCTCAGGAATCGCGACGACCGGGGCCGGACGCGACTCAACGGCCGCCCCGTCGTCGGCGAGGAACGCCTCAAGGACGGCGATCGGGTCGAGCTGGGGAGGACGACCCTCGTCTTCCGCAGCAGGTCGTGA
- a CDS encoding Hsp70 family protein translates to MGAFVGIDLGTTNSVVARRNEYGRPEVVPNREGAGITPSVIYFGTDPPSVGQEAKEYARLGDEQIASFFKPQMGNPLFSLRFGGRDYGATELSTLMLGRLRRDAEAATGDSVDRAVITVPAYFGDAQRKATIEAGRLAGLDVMGIINEPTAAALAYGLQRSGAEETVLIYDLGGGTFDVTVAAITEEEIAVRSTAGDHDLGGKNWDDRIATFLAERFANETGFDPLDDPVALNEVLVRSEQAKWQLSERSSTRVTLQLDAERRSFELTREQFEGMTFPLMDRTRKLTEEALEEAGLRWQDLTGVLLVGGSTRMPMVRRYVTEMSGQPPKAGVNVDEVVALGAVIRAAMLEGQETQDARPRYTLGGSRTPHFTLPGPSRISDVMSHSLGTVAVSPDGSSYVNDVVIRRNVAIPAQESRSYRLATRGGANDRMEVYLTQGESPDPLDCSILGKYVFTGIAATDAEVDVDVSLCYDRDGVVQVSGVQRDTGKALEMHVEPVPDDLSWLGRPPEGASTGGERVPIKIFLLIDVSSSMAGEPLVEAQEAARAFLERCDFTHTEVGLVSFSDQVELQSEATDNARRVLAAVNRLVADGTTDLTDAIALARSHLIEVDRTRYVVILTDGYPDAPESAVEQAEAAKRDGVEIVAIGTGDADLDYLRRLSSTEQGSIFARRGELVQAFGHIARVIAEGGRALRVM, encoded by the coding sequence ATGGGAGCCTTCGTCGGGATCGACCTCGGGACGACGAATTCCGTCGTCGCCCGGCGTAACGAGTATGGCCGGCCGGAGGTCGTGCCGAACCGGGAGGGGGCGGGGATCACGCCCTCGGTGATCTATTTCGGGACCGACCCGCCCAGCGTCGGTCAGGAGGCGAAAGAGTACGCCCGGCTCGGCGACGAGCAGATCGCCAGCTTCTTCAAGCCTCAAATGGGCAACCCCCTGTTCTCGCTCCGATTCGGGGGCCGCGACTACGGGGCGACGGAGCTCTCGACCCTCATGCTCGGCAGGCTGAGGCGAGACGCCGAGGCCGCGACCGGGGACTCGGTCGACCGAGCCGTGATCACCGTGCCCGCCTATTTCGGCGACGCCCAGCGCAAGGCGACGATCGAGGCCGGTCGGCTCGCCGGGCTAGACGTGATGGGGATCATCAACGAGCCGACGGCGGCGGCGCTGGCCTACGGGCTCCAGCGGTCGGGCGCCGAGGAGACGGTGCTGATCTACGACCTCGGGGGAGGGACCTTCGACGTGACCGTGGCCGCGATCACCGAGGAGGAGATTGCAGTGCGATCGACGGCCGGCGACCACGACCTCGGGGGCAAGAACTGGGACGACCGCATCGCCACGTTCCTCGCCGAGCGGTTCGCGAATGAGACCGGATTCGATCCGCTCGACGATCCGGTTGCATTGAACGAGGTGCTCGTCCGCAGCGAGCAGGCGAAGTGGCAACTCTCGGAACGTTCGTCGACCCGAGTGACGCTCCAGCTCGACGCCGAGCGCCGCAGCTTCGAGTTGACCCGGGAGCAGTTCGAGGGGATGACCTTCCCCCTGATGGACCGCACTCGGAAGCTGACCGAGGAGGCGCTCGAGGAGGCCGGCCTCCGCTGGCAGGATCTGACGGGGGTGCTCCTCGTGGGCGGTTCGACCCGGATGCCGATGGTCCGCCGCTACGTGACGGAGATGAGCGGCCAGCCGCCGAAGGCCGGGGTCAACGTCGACGAGGTGGTGGCGCTGGGGGCCGTGATCCGGGCCGCGATGCTCGAAGGGCAGGAAACGCAGGACGCCCGGCCGAGGTACACGCTCGGCGGATCACGGACGCCCCACTTCACCCTGCCGGGGCCGAGCCGGATCAGCGACGTCATGTCGCACAGCCTGGGCACGGTGGCCGTCAGCCCCGATGGGTCGAGCTACGTCAACGACGTGGTAATCCGGCGGAACGTGGCGATCCCGGCGCAAGAGTCCCGATCCTACCGCCTGGCGACGCGAGGGGGTGCGAACGACCGGATGGAAGTGTACTTGACCCAGGGTGAGAGCCCCGACCCGCTCGATTGCTCGATCCTGGGCAAATACGTCTTCACGGGCATCGCAGCGACCGACGCCGAGGTGGACGTGGACGTTTCGCTCTGTTACGACCGGGATGGCGTGGTCCAGGTCTCCGGGGTGCAGCGGGACACGGGCAAGGCGCTGGAGATGCACGTCGAGCCGGTGCCCGACGACCTCTCCTGGCTGGGGAGGCCGCCGGAGGGGGCCTCGACCGGCGGGGAACGGGTGCCGATCAAGATTTTCCTGCTCATCGACGTCTCGTCGAGCATGGCCGGCGAGCCGCTCGTCGAGGCGCAGGAGGCCGCCCGGGCCTTCCTGGAGCGTTGCGACTTCACCCACACGGAGGTCGGGCTCGTCTCCTTCTCCGACCAGGTCGAGTTGCAGTCCGAGGCGACCGACAACGCCCGTCGGGTGCTCGCCGCGGTCAATCGCCTGGTGGCCGACGGGACGACGGACCTGACCGACGCGATCGCGCTGGCCCGGTCTCACCTGATCGAGGTGGATCGCACGCGATACGTCGTCATCCTCACCGACGGCTATCCCGATGCACCGGAGTCGGCCGTCGAGCAGGCAGAGGCGGCGAAGCGGGACGGGGTGGAGATCGTCGCCATCGGCACCGGTGACGCCGACCTCGACTACCTGCGACGGCTGTCGAGCACCGAACAGGGATCGATCTTCGCGCGTCGCGGGGAGCTGGTCCAGGCATTCGGGCACATCGCCCGGGTGATCGCCGAGGGTGGCCGTGCCCTGCGAGTCATGTGA
- a CDS encoding UbiA prenyltransferase family protein — translation MSTAFEFSCPSCAAPGRAKVEWVGRTMRCKHCKATFNLPSPGEAGADSYELAEPAQFAPAAPMEEPPRGGTTTFTRSYRDAPLPDVPRDHPRRKRRQERTPREGLLALKDDRRVRIIGSFALLGVVLAVGTFTVPGFGTIGGWTLTGIGLLMIAVGFSVGAYAAFCEDFLYGFAYVVFPIYTGYYLVTRFDDLWPWFATSTVGFVLFMIGTKALELSLAA, via the coding sequence ATGTCGACCGCATTCGAGTTCTCCTGCCCCTCGTGTGCCGCCCCCGGCCGGGCCAAGGTCGAATGGGTGGGCCGGACCATGAGATGCAAGCACTGCAAGGCGACATTCAATCTGCCCTCGCCGGGCGAAGCCGGGGCCGACTCCTATGAGCTGGCCGAGCCGGCCCAATTCGCCCCGGCGGCCCCCATGGAAGAGCCTCCCCGGGGGGGAACGACCACGTTCACGAGGTCGTATCGGGACGCCCCCCTGCCGGATGTCCCCCGGGATCACCCTCGCCGCAAGCGGAGGCAGGAGCGGACCCCCCGGGAAGGGCTCCTCGCGCTGAAGGACGATCGACGCGTCCGGATCATCGGGAGTTTCGCCCTGCTCGGGGTCGTGCTGGCGGTCGGGACGTTCACCGTCCCCGGGTTCGGGACCATCGGCGGCTGGACCTTGACCGGGATCGGGCTGCTGATGATCGCCGTCGGGTTCTCCGTCGGCGCGTACGCGGCGTTCTGCGAGGATTTCCTCTATGGGTTCGCATACGTGGTCTTCCCGATCTACACGGGCTACTATCTCGTGACCCGGTTCGACGACCTCTGGCCGTGGTTCGCGACCTCGACGGTCGGGTTCGTCCTGTTCATGATCGGGACGAAGGCACTGGAGCTGTCCCTGGCGGCGTGA
- a CDS encoding Hsp70 family protein translates to MSDALTRVYGIDLGTTYSAIAYVDEHGKPVIVPNQESERITPSVVLFDGDAIIVGNTAKESAKVEPDRVVSRVKQHMGDPHYVFEYDGQAYSPEDISSFILRKVVGDAETALGMDGEGQKITDVVITCPAYFGTAEREATANAGTLAGLNVRAVLNEPTAAAVAYGLEQERDQVVLVFDLGGGTFDVTMIEIKDRLIRVICTGGDHRLGGSLWDEAIVMHLADQFREQTGLDSDPMDDPEVLNDLFLQAERGKKTLTQRDKAPFRVTHAGQSARVELDRSKFEELTSHLMDRCLELTREMLADAKAKGFEAFDSLILVGGATRMPQVRDRLVSEFGAEPISFDPDEAVAKGAALYGFKESIQQQVASHLPGSGDEEGRFDPSSVSASAMEEALDKIEQETGFTLTGPVRELVSTQIVNVLSKSLGVIARNDEGRDVVVYLLPRNGEVPMERTQEFGTDQPDQSGVDIRVMSGERDSPEPMDCQEVGVAQLHLPEGLPARSPIRVSFNITRDGRLIVSAKDLTGGGAIDVEFETEAVMNAEEVERRSTALRLMQVS, encoded by the coding sequence GTGAGCGACGCCCTGACGCGCGTGTATGGCATCGACCTCGGCACGACCTACTCGGCCATCGCCTACGTCGACGAGCACGGCAAGCCGGTGATCGTGCCGAACCAGGAGAGCGAGCGGATCACCCCCTCGGTCGTCCTGTTCGACGGCGACGCGATCATCGTCGGCAACACGGCGAAGGAGTCGGCCAAGGTCGAGCCCGATCGGGTGGTGAGCCGGGTCAAGCAGCACATGGGCGACCCGCATTACGTCTTCGAGTACGACGGCCAGGCCTATAGCCCGGAGGATATCAGCTCGTTCATCCTCCGGAAGGTCGTCGGTGACGCGGAGACCGCCCTCGGGATGGACGGCGAGGGCCAGAAGATCACCGACGTGGTCATTACCTGCCCGGCCTATTTCGGCACCGCCGAGCGCGAGGCGACGGCCAACGCCGGCACGCTGGCCGGCCTGAATGTCCGTGCCGTGCTCAACGAGCCGACCGCCGCGGCGGTCGCCTACGGCCTGGAGCAGGAGCGTGACCAGGTCGTGCTCGTCTTCGACCTCGGCGGCGGCACCTTCGACGTCACGATGATCGAGATCAAGGACCGCCTGATCCGGGTCATCTGCACCGGCGGCGACCACCGACTGGGAGGCTCGCTCTGGGACGAGGCGATCGTGATGCACCTCGCCGACCAGTTCCGCGAGCAGACCGGCCTGGACAGCGACCCCATGGACGACCCGGAGGTGCTAAACGACCTGTTCCTCCAGGCCGAGCGCGGCAAGAAGACCCTCACCCAGCGCGACAAGGCACCCTTCCGCGTCACGCACGCCGGTCAGTCGGCCCGGGTCGAACTTGACCGGTCCAAGTTCGAGGAGCTCACCTCCCACCTGATGGACCGCTGCCTGGAGCTGACCCGGGAGATGCTCGCCGACGCGAAGGCGAAGGGCTTCGAGGCGTTCGATTCCCTCATCCTCGTCGGCGGTGCCACCCGGATGCCCCAGGTCCGGGACCGGCTCGTCTCCGAGTTCGGCGCCGAGCCGATCAGTTTCGACCCGGACGAGGCCGTCGCCAAGGGGGCTGCGCTCTACGGCTTCAAGGAGTCGATCCAGCAACAGGTGGCCAGCCATCTGCCCGGCTCCGGCGACGAGGAAGGCCGGTTCGACCCCTCGTCCGTCAGCGCCAGCGCGATGGAAGAAGCGCTCGACAAGATCGAGCAGGAGACCGGCTTCACCCTGACCGGGCCGGTACGAGAGCTGGTTAGCACGCAAATCGTCAACGTGCTCTCCAAGAGCCTCGGCGTGATCGCCCGCAACGACGAGGGGCGTGACGTGGTCGTCTACCTCCTGCCCCGCAACGGCGAGGTGCCGATGGAGCGGACCCAGGAGTTCGGCACCGACCAGCCCGACCAGTCGGGCGTCGACATCCGGGTCATGTCCGGCGAACGCGACAGCCCCGAGCCGATGGACTGCCAGGAGGTCGGCGTGGCCCAGCTCCACCTGCCCGAAGGCCTGCCGGCGAGGAGCCCCATCCGAGTCAGCTTCAACATCACCCGCGACGGCCGGCTCATCGTCTCCGCCAAGGACCTGACCGGTGGCGGCGCCATCGACGTGGAGTTCGAGACCGAGGCGGTCATGAACGCCGAGGAGGTCGAACGGCGCTCGACGGCTCTGCGGCTGATGCAGGTGTCCTGA
- a CDS encoding CRTAC1 family protein has product MGLGLLGVAIPLGWLALDSRVERWSRVSRAIEEARMALEEGRPATARRILARMAGEARGRGDFWLAMGSCELELGRLDRAEEAWARVPPSSPEAGPAAVLRARYLVRQGRLAEAEALLTPELLEAPGEHAVEACHLLATSLKMQGRRDEAVRLYRERFDRLGRPAVVLREIWSLRYETFPIEKVGALLGRANRDAPEDDRVWLGLAHLAILGGRIDDADGWLRRCLGRRPADPAVWRIRLDWALMKADPAAALAAIEHLDDSMLAPADVLELASWFALQRGDDRRRREAIVGALRHDPSRAALLEQLAFLETRRGAGDRASELRARKSGWERDFKEYERLLFDDEPLAHAPELARLALALGWSFESDRWARLVTGGGIGSGTKGEDHPPDSPTVGDLVAELRAVGLGDSDDRSAPEGGLTVFPTFRDRAGEVGLDFRYNPGRVDPGRSLPEMMGGGVALIDVEGDGWLDVYLVQGGPFPPPEDGRNADRLFRNRGDGTFEDVTVAAGLGGLPGGYGFGVVAGDADGDGLSDLFISRWESYQLLRNRGDGTFGDVTESSGLGGSRGWPSSSAFADLDADGDIDLYVCHYLEFDPGSSLAETSGVITADAYNPRRFVAEPDHLFRNDGGRFVDVSGEAGITEADADGRGLGVVSCDFDGDGTLDLYVANDMTGNHLFLNRGGLRFDQVGERSGGSASAEGRYQASMGVACGDLEGDGRPDLAVTNYYGEGAAFYRNLGGGMFAESAAVAGLLTPSRFLLGFGVAFLDANNDGRLDLATANGHVNDFRPETPFAMPAQLLLGSGDGRLVDATGAAGADWAAPRVGRGLAVGDLDNDGRPDVVIVPQDGPIAYLHNETVEAGNSILLRLEARSTATSAEGARVSVEAEGRRQFGWRVGGGSYQSSGDPRLAFGLGVSDRVERIEVRWPSGGVSEYLDLPGGSAWTLREGDSEPIPLPASEPAPARWRAP; this is encoded by the coding sequence TTGGGCCTCGGGCTGCTGGGCGTCGCCATCCCGCTGGGGTGGCTCGCCCTCGATTCTCGGGTGGAGAGGTGGAGTCGGGTCAGCCGGGCGATCGAGGAGGCCAGGATGGCCCTGGAGGAGGGCCGACCGGCTACGGCCCGAAGGATCCTCGCCCGGATGGCCGGGGAGGCGAGGGGGAGGGGCGACTTCTGGCTGGCGATGGGGAGTTGCGAGCTGGAACTGGGGAGGCTGGACCGCGCGGAGGAGGCCTGGGCTCGGGTCCCCCCCTCCAGCCCGGAGGCGGGGCCCGCGGCGGTCCTCCGCGCCAGGTACCTCGTCCGGCAGGGTCGGCTCGCCGAGGCCGAGGCACTCCTGACGCCCGAGTTGCTCGAAGCGCCGGGGGAGCACGCCGTCGAGGCGTGTCACCTGCTGGCGACCTCGTTGAAAATGCAGGGGAGGCGGGACGAGGCGGTGCGGCTCTACCGCGAGCGGTTCGACCGGCTCGGCCGCCCGGCGGTGGTGCTCAGGGAGATCTGGAGCCTCCGGTACGAAACCTTCCCGATCGAGAAGGTAGGCGCCTTGCTCGGCCGGGCGAACCGGGACGCCCCGGAGGACGACCGGGTCTGGCTCGGGTTGGCCCACCTGGCGATCCTCGGCGGCCGGATCGACGACGCCGATGGCTGGCTCCGACGCTGCCTGGGGCGACGGCCGGCGGATCCGGCCGTCTGGCGGATCCGCCTGGACTGGGCACTGATGAAGGCGGACCCGGCCGCTGCGCTCGCGGCGATCGAGCACCTCGACGACTCGATGCTCGCCCCGGCCGACGTCCTGGAACTGGCCTCCTGGTTCGCCCTGCAACGCGGCGACGACCGCCGTCGCCGGGAGGCGATCGTCGGGGCCCTGAGGCACGACCCGAGCCGGGCCGCGCTGTTGGAGCAACTCGCCTTTCTGGAAACCAGGCGGGGTGCGGGGGACCGGGCTTCGGAGCTGCGGGCGAGGAAGTCGGGCTGGGAGCGGGACTTCAAGGAGTACGAGCGGCTGCTGTTCGATGACGAGCCGTTGGCCCATGCCCCCGAACTTGCCCGACTCGCCCTGGCCCTCGGCTGGTCGTTCGAGTCCGACCGATGGGCTCGGCTGGTCACCGGTGGGGGGATCGGGTCGGGTACGAAGGGGGAGGATCATCCCCCCGACTCGCCTACGGTCGGTGACCTGGTGGCGGAGCTGAGAGCCGTCGGACTCGGCGATTCGGACGATCGATCGGCTCCCGAGGGGGGACTCACAGTTTTCCCGACCTTCCGCGACCGGGCCGGGGAGGTCGGGTTGGACTTCCGCTACAACCCCGGTCGGGTCGATCCGGGCCGGTCGCTCCCGGAGATGATGGGGGGAGGTGTGGCGTTGATCGACGTCGAGGGTGACGGCTGGCTGGACGTCTACCTGGTGCAGGGTGGACCGTTCCCCCCGCCCGAGGACGGCCGGAACGCCGACCGCCTGTTCCGCAACCGAGGTGATGGGACGTTCGAGGACGTGACCGTGGCCGCCGGCCTGGGCGGATTGCCCGGGGGATACGGCTTCGGCGTGGTGGCCGGTGACGCCGACGGGGACGGCCTGAGCGACCTGTTCATCTCGCGGTGGGAATCGTATCAGCTGCTCCGCAATCGGGGAGACGGGACGTTCGGGGACGTGACCGAGTCCTCCGGGCTCGGCGGGAGTCGAGGATGGCCGTCGTCGTCGGCCTTCGCGGACCTCGACGCCGACGGGGACATTGACCTGTACGTCTGTCATTACCTGGAATTCGACCCGGGATCGTCCCTGGCGGAAACCTCGGGCGTGATCACGGCCGACGCGTATAATCCCAGACGATTCGTCGCCGAGCCCGACCACCTCTTCCGGAACGACGGCGGTCGATTCGTGGACGTCTCCGGAGAGGCGGGCATCACCGAGGCCGACGCCGACGGTCGGGGCCTCGGCGTCGTCTCCTGCGACTTCGACGGGGACGGCACGCTCGACCTCTACGTCGCCAACGACATGACGGGGAATCATCTCTTTTTGAACCGGGGAGGGCTCCGCTTCGATCAGGTCGGGGAGCGATCGGGGGGCTCGGCGTCGGCCGAGGGTCGGTACCAGGCGAGCATGGGGGTGGCCTGCGGCGACCTGGAGGGCGACGGCCGTCCCGACCTGGCCGTGACCAATTACTACGGCGAGGGGGCCGCGTTCTACCGGAATCTCGGCGGGGGGATGTTCGCCGAGTCGGCGGCGGTGGCGGGGTTGCTGACGCCGAGCCGTTTCCTGCTCGGCTTCGGCGTGGCCTTCCTCGACGCGAACAACGACGGCCGGCTCGACCTGGCGACGGCGAACGGACACGTCAACGACTTCCGCCCCGAGACGCCGTTCGCCATGCCGGCCCAGTTGCTCCTCGGTTCGGGCGACGGTCGACTGGTCGACGCCACCGGGGCGGCCGGCGCCGACTGGGCCGCCCCCCGGGTGGGGCGAGGCCTTGCCGTCGGCGACCTCGACAATGACGGTCGGCCCGACGTCGTGATCGTCCCTCAGGACGGGCCGATCGCCTACCTCCACAATGAGACCGTCGAGGCGGGGAACTCGATCCTCCTGCGACTGGAGGCGAGGAGCACGGCCACTTCGGCCGAGGGGGCGAGGGTGAGCGTCGAGGCGGAGGGCCGTCGGCAATTCGGGTGGCGGGTCGGCGGCGGCAGTTATCAATCCTCGGGAGACCCGAGGCTCGCCTTCGGCCTCGGCGTCTCGGACCGGGTCGAGCGCATCGAAGTGCGATGGCCCTCCGGCGGCGTCTCCGAGTACCTTGATCTGCCAGGAGGATCGGCCTGGACCTTGCGAGAGGGGGACTCGGAGCCGATCCCCCTGCCGGCGAGCGAGCCGGCCCCGGCGAGGTGGCGGGCCCCCTGA